The following DNA comes from Candidatus Margulisiibacteriota bacterium.
GAGGCGTCAGATGCTGAATTTGCAATAAGTAAAAGGGATCGGATTAGATGTGCCCTTACCGGCTTGAGAAATTTTTTAATCAATGCTGATTTAGCTAATTATTACAAGGAAGGAAATAAATCGTTTATACCTTTATTTTTCATTGCCTATCATATTTTTCACAAACAAATACAAGATAAGGAAGTAGTAAATTATTTTGACGATTATGATGCAAATAATTCAGAATTTCCGAAAATGAAAAAATGGCTTTATTATTCACTTCTCAATGGTGTTTTTCGAAGCAAAGGAGCTGGCTGGATCCCTTACAAAACTGGAATAAGGAAAATATTGGAGGAAATAAAGAAAGCCAAAAACACCGTATTCCCAATAAAAGCATTATTTCAAATATATTATGACCACGGGATCTCCTTCACGGAGGAATTTGATATATCAAAACTTGAACTATTTGAAACCCAATTTATGTACTATTTGATTTACGATAAAAAGCAAACTGTTAGAATTCAAGATATCGACCATATTATGCCCAAGTCAATTTTAGAATCAATGAACTACAACTGGGATAAAATAAACAGTATATGCAATTTCCAGCTTCTTGACTCAGGAACTAATCGTGGCTTGAAAAACGGCAAACCTTTTAAAGAATGGATAGATAACTATATAGCTGACAAACCAGCTTATATTTCAAAACACCTCATTCCTTCTGATAAAAATTTATGGACCGAAAATAAATATGATTTATTTATAGAGACTAGGGCTAAAATGATACTTGCAAAAATAATAGGGAGTATTAATTGAAAAATAGTAACCTCGACCGCCACGTATTAATCCGGTTTATCCAGATAGATCGGATAATAAGGGAGGGCAAATATCCCAACGCTGTTTCTTTGGCTAAAAAATTTGAACTTAGCCCGCGCACTATGCAGCGGGATATCGAAACCCTGAAAAATTTTCTTCATGCTGATATTCAGTTTGACCGAACAAAAAACGGGTATTATTATCCGGCAGGAAGCCCAGAAGTTTTGCCAGGGCTCAAGCTCTCTGAAGAAGAGCTGTTTATTCTGTTCCTTACAGAAAAAATCCTGCCGGAAATACAGCCGGAGTTCAGTAGGGCTTTCCAAAAGCTGATCCAAAAACTGCATCTTTACGGTCAGGATAGTCCGGCGAAACAAAATTATGATGTTGAAAAACTTTTATCTTTTGACGCGGGCAAGCCCATGATCAAAGATGGGCTCAAAGCCTATCAGCTATTAACCGAAGCCATTCAGAAAAAGCGATCAGTTGACATGAAATATTACACTACCTGGAGCAAGCAGCACAGCGAACGGTTATTTGATCCTTATCATCTACGCTATACTTTTGCTTCCTGGGTAGTGATCGGATACTGTCATCTGCGCAAGCAAATGCGAGTTTTTGCTATATCCAATATTGAGGATATCAAGCTGACGAAAAACAAGTTTGTTATACCCGATGACTTTAGCGTGGAGAACTTTATCGGTAATGCCTGGGGAATTATCAAAGGTGACCCAGTGCAAATAAAACTCAGGTTTGCGGAAGAAATATCGGAATGGATAACTCAAAGGCAGTGGAATAAAACCCAAGAGGTGTCGGTGAACAAGGACGGCT
Coding sequences within:
- a CDS encoding WYL domain-containing protein, which encodes MKNSNLDRHVLIRFIQIDRIIREGKYPNAVSLAKKFELSPRTMQRDIETLKNFLHADIQFDRTKNGYYYPAGSPEVLPGLKLSEEELFILFLTEKILPEIQPEFSRAFQKLIQKLHLYGQDSPAKQNYDVEKLLSFDAGKPMIKDGLKAYQLLTEAIQKKRSVDMKYYTTWSKQHSERLFDPYHLRYTFASWVVIGYCHLRKQMRVFAISNIEDIKLTKNKFVIPDDFSVENFIGNAWGIIKGDPVQIKLRFAEEISEWITQRQWNKTQEVSVNKDGSIILSMTVDGVSEVIQWILSWGSSVEVLEPAELREMVKEEVKRLGKMY